From a single Parambassis ranga chromosome 2, fParRan2.1, whole genome shotgun sequence genomic region:
- the map3k2 gene encoding mitogen-activated protein kinase kinase kinase 2 isoform X2: MGESSFLASWVNRRAMMMDEQEALNSIMQDLAELHRSSRPAMFLSDLGKPKASSPKNQNDVRVKFEFKGEKRILQFPRPVKLEDLRAKAKVAFGQTMDLHYTNNELVIPLTTQDDLDKAVELLDRSVHMKSLKILLVLQLSSQNSSTNMDLLPSHEELDNTGFRVADKKSMLALIGSHSTDRSSPPPGYIPDALQQVARNGSFTSINSEGEFIPESMDQMLDPLSMSSPENSASGSCPSLDSPLDSDYPKTRMPRAQSYPDNHQDFPEYDIPVFEKSGKGGTYPRRYGIPFGLQDYSDGRKTFPRARRTQVHGFRSPVSFSPTEQSPSTSSGSSVFTPDLEEAPGPIRRPRRGSDIEPNPNPTTTPTLSVMDISPPSRSPRAPTNWRLGKLLGQGAFGRVFLCYDADTGRELAVKQVQFDPESPETSKEVSALECEIQLLKNLCHERIVQYYGCLRDTMERTLSIFMEYMPGGSIKDQLKSYGALTENVTRRYTRQILEGVSYLHSNMIVHRDIKGANILRDSLGNVKLGDFGASRRLQTICLSGTGIKSVTGTPYWMSPEVISGEGYGRKADIWSVGCTVVEMLTQRPPWAEFEAMAAIFKIATQPTNPVLPAHVSDHCREFLKRIFVETKQRPSADELLRHIFVH, from the exons ATGGGAGAATCCTCTTTCCTGGCCTCCTGGGTCAATCGCCGTGCCATGATgatgg atgAGCAGGAGGCGCTGAACTCGATCATGCAGGACCTGGCTGAACTGCACCGCTCCAGCCGTCCTGCCATGTTCCTGTCAGACCTGGGCAAACCTAAAGCCTCCTCGCCCAAGAACCAG aACGATGTGAGAGTGAAGTTCGAGTTCAAAGGGGAGAAGAG GATCTTGCAGTTCCCTCGTCCCGTTAAGCTGGAAGACCTGAGGGCGAAAGCTAAAGTGGCTTTTGGTCAGACCATGGACCTTCACTACACCAACAATGAG TTGGTGATTCCGCTGACCACTCAGGATGACCTGGACAAAGCCGTGGAGCTGCTGGACCGCAGTGTCCACATGAAGAGTCTGAAGATCCTCCTGGTGCTCCAGCTCTCCTCTCAG AACTCCTCCACCAACATGGACCTCCTGCCTTCCCACGAGGAGCTGGACAACACGGGATTCAGGGTGGCGGACAAGAAGAGCATGCTGGCGTTGATAG GTTCACATTCAACAGACCGCAGCTCTCCTCCTCCGGGATACATTCCAGACGCTCTCCAGCAGGTGGCGAGGAACGGCTCCTTCACCAGCATCAACAGCGAGGGGGAGTTCATTCCTGAGAGCATGGACCAG ATGTTGGACCCGCTGTCCATGAGCAGTCCGGAGAACTCTGCGTCTGGAAGCTGTCCCTCTTTAGACAGCCCACTGGACAG CGACTACCCAAAGACCAGGATGCCCAGAGCTCAGAGCTACCCAGACAACCACCAGGACTTTCCAG AGTACGACATCCCCGTGTTTGAGAAGTCGGGCAAAGGGGGGACGTATCCCCGCCGATACGGCATCCCCTTCGGCCTCCAGGATTACAGCGATG GGAGGAAGACGTTCCCCCGGGCTCGGCGAACGCAGGTCCACGGCTTCCGCTCGCCGGTCAGCTTTAGTCCGACCGAGCAGTCGCCCAGCAccagcagcggcagcagtgtCTTCACCCCCGACctggaggaggccccggggccCATCAGGAGGCCGCGGAGGGGCAGCGACATCGAGCCGAACCCCAACCCGACCACCACCCCGACCCTCTCGGTCATGGACATCAGTCCTCCCAGCCGCT cTCCTCGCGCCCCCACCAACTGGCGGCTGGGGAAGCTTCTAGGTCAGGGGGCGTTCGGACGGGTTTTCCTGTGTTATGACGCCGACACCGGACGAGAACTGGCAGTGAAACAGGTCCAGTTCGACCCAGAGAGTCCAGAGACCAGCAAG GAGGTGAGTGCATTGGAGTGTGAAATCCAGCTCCTGAAGAACTTGTGCCACGAGCGGATCGTGCAGTACTACGGCTGTCTGCGAGACACCATGGAGCGGACGCTCTCCATCTTCATGGAGTACATGCCTGGA GGCTCCATTAAAGACCAGCTGAAGTCGTACGGAGCGTTGACGGAAAACGTGACGCGCCGCTACACCCGCCAGATCCTGGAGGGCGTGTCCTACCTGCACAGCAACATGATCGTCCACAGGGACATCAAAg GGGCCAACATCCTGCGTGACTCCCTCGGGAACGTGAAGCTGGGAGACTTCGGAGCCAGCAGGCGGCTGCAGaccatctgtctgtcaggaacAGGCATCAAGTCGGTGACCGGCACCCCCTACTGGATGAGCCCGGAGGTGATCAGCGGCGAGGGCTACGGCAGGAAGGCTGACATCTG GAGCGTCGGCTGCACTGTGGTGGAAATGCTGACACAGCGACCTCCGTGGGCAGAGTTCGAGGCCATGGCCGCCATCTTTAAAATTGCCACCCAGCCCACTAACCCGGTCCTCCCCGCACACGTGTCAGACCACTGCAGGGAGTTCCTGAAGCGGATCTTCGTGGAGACCAAGCAGCGGCCGTCTGCGGACGAGCTGCTGAGGCACATCTTTGTACATTAA
- the map3k2 gene encoding mitogen-activated protein kinase kinase kinase 2 isoform X1, with protein sequence MGESSFLASWVNRRAMMMDEQEALNSIMQDLAELHRSSRPAMFLSDLGKPKASSPKNQNDVRVKFEFKGEKRILQFPRPVKLEDLRAKAKVAFGQTMDLHYTNNELVIPLTTQDDLDKAVELLDRSVHMKSLKILLVLQLSSQNSSTNMDLLPSHEELDNTGFRVADKKSMLALIAGSHSTDRSSPPPGYIPDALQQVARNGSFTSINSEGEFIPESMDQMLDPLSMSSPENSASGSCPSLDSPLDSDYPKTRMPRAQSYPDNHQDFPEYDIPVFEKSGKGGTYPRRYGIPFGLQDYSDGRKTFPRARRTQVHGFRSPVSFSPTEQSPSTSSGSSVFTPDLEEAPGPIRRPRRGSDIEPNPNPTTTPTLSVMDISPPSRSPRAPTNWRLGKLLGQGAFGRVFLCYDADTGRELAVKQVQFDPESPETSKEVSALECEIQLLKNLCHERIVQYYGCLRDTMERTLSIFMEYMPGGSIKDQLKSYGALTENVTRRYTRQILEGVSYLHSNMIVHRDIKGANILRDSLGNVKLGDFGASRRLQTICLSGTGIKSVTGTPYWMSPEVISGEGYGRKADIWSVGCTVVEMLTQRPPWAEFEAMAAIFKIATQPTNPVLPAHVSDHCREFLKRIFVETKQRPSADELLRHIFVH encoded by the exons ATGGGAGAATCCTCTTTCCTGGCCTCCTGGGTCAATCGCCGTGCCATGATgatgg atgAGCAGGAGGCGCTGAACTCGATCATGCAGGACCTGGCTGAACTGCACCGCTCCAGCCGTCCTGCCATGTTCCTGTCAGACCTGGGCAAACCTAAAGCCTCCTCGCCCAAGAACCAG aACGATGTGAGAGTGAAGTTCGAGTTCAAAGGGGAGAAGAG GATCTTGCAGTTCCCTCGTCCCGTTAAGCTGGAAGACCTGAGGGCGAAAGCTAAAGTGGCTTTTGGTCAGACCATGGACCTTCACTACACCAACAATGAG TTGGTGATTCCGCTGACCACTCAGGATGACCTGGACAAAGCCGTGGAGCTGCTGGACCGCAGTGTCCACATGAAGAGTCTGAAGATCCTCCTGGTGCTCCAGCTCTCCTCTCAG AACTCCTCCACCAACATGGACCTCCTGCCTTCCCACGAGGAGCTGGACAACACGGGATTCAGGGTGGCGGACAAGAAGAGCATGCTGGCGTTGATAG CAGGTTCACATTCAACAGACCGCAGCTCTCCTCCTCCGGGATACATTCCAGACGCTCTCCAGCAGGTGGCGAGGAACGGCTCCTTCACCAGCATCAACAGCGAGGGGGAGTTCATTCCTGAGAGCATGGACCAG ATGTTGGACCCGCTGTCCATGAGCAGTCCGGAGAACTCTGCGTCTGGAAGCTGTCCCTCTTTAGACAGCCCACTGGACAG CGACTACCCAAAGACCAGGATGCCCAGAGCTCAGAGCTACCCAGACAACCACCAGGACTTTCCAG AGTACGACATCCCCGTGTTTGAGAAGTCGGGCAAAGGGGGGACGTATCCCCGCCGATACGGCATCCCCTTCGGCCTCCAGGATTACAGCGATG GGAGGAAGACGTTCCCCCGGGCTCGGCGAACGCAGGTCCACGGCTTCCGCTCGCCGGTCAGCTTTAGTCCGACCGAGCAGTCGCCCAGCAccagcagcggcagcagtgtCTTCACCCCCGACctggaggaggccccggggccCATCAGGAGGCCGCGGAGGGGCAGCGACATCGAGCCGAACCCCAACCCGACCACCACCCCGACCCTCTCGGTCATGGACATCAGTCCTCCCAGCCGCT cTCCTCGCGCCCCCACCAACTGGCGGCTGGGGAAGCTTCTAGGTCAGGGGGCGTTCGGACGGGTTTTCCTGTGTTATGACGCCGACACCGGACGAGAACTGGCAGTGAAACAGGTCCAGTTCGACCCAGAGAGTCCAGAGACCAGCAAG GAGGTGAGTGCATTGGAGTGTGAAATCCAGCTCCTGAAGAACTTGTGCCACGAGCGGATCGTGCAGTACTACGGCTGTCTGCGAGACACCATGGAGCGGACGCTCTCCATCTTCATGGAGTACATGCCTGGA GGCTCCATTAAAGACCAGCTGAAGTCGTACGGAGCGTTGACGGAAAACGTGACGCGCCGCTACACCCGCCAGATCCTGGAGGGCGTGTCCTACCTGCACAGCAACATGATCGTCCACAGGGACATCAAAg GGGCCAACATCCTGCGTGACTCCCTCGGGAACGTGAAGCTGGGAGACTTCGGAGCCAGCAGGCGGCTGCAGaccatctgtctgtcaggaacAGGCATCAAGTCGGTGACCGGCACCCCCTACTGGATGAGCCCGGAGGTGATCAGCGGCGAGGGCTACGGCAGGAAGGCTGACATCTG GAGCGTCGGCTGCACTGTGGTGGAAATGCTGACACAGCGACCTCCGTGGGCAGAGTTCGAGGCCATGGCCGCCATCTTTAAAATTGCCACCCAGCCCACTAACCCGGTCCTCCCCGCACACGTGTCAGACCACTGCAGGGAGTTCCTGAAGCGGATCTTCGTGGAGACCAAGCAGCGGCCGTCTGCGGACGAGCTGCTGAGGCACATCTTTGTACATTAA
- the sumo1 gene encoding small ubiquitin-related modifier 1, producing the protein MSDTETKPSSQDGGDKKDGEYIKLKVIGQDSSEIHFKVKMTTHLKKLKESYSQRQGVPASTLRFLFEGQRIADNQTPKELGMEDEDVIEVYQEQTGGLRRD; encoded by the exons ATGTCAGACACG GAGACAAAACCTTCCAGTCAAGACGGAGGGGATAAGAAAGATGGAGAGTACATCAAGTTAAAAGTGATCGGTCAG GACAGCAGTGAAATCCACTTCAAGGTGAAAATGACGACACATCTCAAGAAGCTGAAAGAGTCTTACAGCCAGAGACAG GGCGTCCCGGCGAGCACGCTAAGGTTTCTGTTCGAGGGACAGAGAATCGCAGACAACCAAACTCCAAAAGAG CTGGGGATGGAGGACGAGGACGTCATCGAGGTGTATCAAGAACAGACCGGTGGACTTCGGCGCGATTAA
- the LOC114432052 gene encoding claudin-34-like, producing MAYLVHTAYAQLAALWLACVGWTLTAVALGLIQWRVWQVSDRRFISSGVAWVGIWRVCFNSHTVVSPGFRGMHCRSISLTEAFTPPEIVAAQVLMFLSVLAGICGNAAGVCAMRSVCFGVAKHARSGFVTSGALCLLAAATSLVPLLWNLRSVVTNQTIGFPPEFKMPPAPDSQHVGSGISVGMVGGVLMVVSGIIFCTYRLPVRPRPGTRPPLREQDLTGEDNPAFECQERL from the coding sequence ATGGCTTACCTGGTCCACACTGCCTACGCCCAGCTGGCCGCCCTCTGGCTGGCCTGCGTGGGGTGGACCCTCACTGCGGTGGCCCTGGGTCTGATCCAGTGGAGGGTGTGGCAGGTGTCTGACAGGCGGTTCATCAGCTCTGGCGTGGCCTGGGTGGGGATCTGGAGGGTCTGCTTCAACAGCCACACTGTGGTGAGTCCTGGCTTCAGGGGGATGCACTGCAGGTCCATCAGCCTGACGGAGGCCTTCACCCCCCCAGAGATCGTGGCGGCCCAGGTTCTCATGTTCCTGTCTGTGCTGGCAGGCATCTGTGGGAACGCAGCAGGCGTCTGTGCCATGAGGAGCGTCTGTTTCGGGGTGGCGAAACACGCCCGCTCGGGCTTCGTCACCTCTGGAGCGCTGTGCTTGTTGGCGGCGGCGACATCACTGGTGCCGCTCCTGTGGAATCTGCGCTCCGTGGTGACCAATCAGACCATCGGCTTCCCGCCTGAGTTTAAAATGCCTCCGGCGCCCGATTCACAACACGTGGGGAGCGGCATCAGCGTCGGGATGGTAGGCGGCGTCCTGATGGTGGTCTCTGGCATCATCTTCTGTACGTACAGGTTACCTGTAAGGCCTCGGCCCGGAACCAGACCGCCTCTGAGAGAGCAGGACCTCACGGGGGAAGACAACCCGGCGTTTGAGTGTCAGGAACGCCTGTGA